In a single window of the Brachyhypopomus gauderio isolate BG-103 unplaced genomic scaffold, BGAUD_0.2 sc212, whole genome shotgun sequence genome:
- the LOC143502787 gene encoding uncharacterized protein F54H12.2-like has translation MSTECAKTELDIFTLPYTQTSIEKYAYVEIPPLSSVADGGAPIDFYVAGNSDDYLDLNNTFLYLRCKITNPDGTDIAADAKVGVVNYPIASLFSQVDVMLGDRLISQSSNTYPYRAVMECLMNYSKDTLETQFSSGMFYKDTAGHMDATDPAALNMGLRSRAALSGESRPFDLIGYIHSDIFFQDKFLLNGVDLKIKFVRSKDEFCLMKEGQTDYVIKILTASLFVKKVTVSPSVKLGHAQALLNATAKYPVERVCMKTFSLPAGSRVCTQENLFLGPLPKTVVIGMVDNDAYVGAYNKNPFNFKHYDTEFIALYVDGTQHPAKPFQPNFQAGNAVREYHSLILASGKHLKDQALSIGRQEYVRGYTLLAFNLSPDDEGGQHLSLIKSGNMRMELRFKNPLPRTINLVIYATFDTILQINNHRNVLIDYQ, from the coding sequence ATGTCGACCGAATGCGCCAAAACAGAATTGGATATCTTtactctgccttacactcaaaCGAGTATCGAAAAGTACGCGTACGTGGAAATACCGCCGCTTTCATCCGTTGCTGACGGAGGGGCGCCGATAGATTTTTACGTAGCGGGTAATAGCGACGATTACCTGGATCTCAACAACACTTTTTTATACCTAAGATGTAAAATCACAAACCCTGACGGAACCGACATAGCCGCCGACGCAAAGGTCGGCGTCGTGAACTACCCGATAGCCTCCCTTTTTTCACAAGTGGACGTTATGCTAGGAGACCGCCTCATCAGTCAGTCGAGTAATACGTACCCTTACAGAGCCGTCATGGAATGCCTCATGAATTACAGCAAGGACACGCTGGAGACTCAGTTTTCAAGCGGTATGTTTTACAAGGACACGGCGGGGCATATGGATGCTACGGACCCGGCGGCCCTGAACATGGGTCTCAGAAGCAGAGCCGCATTGAGCGGTGAAAGTAGACCCTTTGATCTGATCGGATACATTCACTCCGATATATTTTTTCAGGATAAATTTTTACTGAACGGAGTCGATCTGAAAATTAAATTTGTAAGGAGTAAAGACGAGTTCTGTCTGATGAAAGAAGGACAGACGGACTACGTTATAAAAATACTAACGGCTTCTCTTTTTGTGAAAAAAGTCACCGTGTCTCCCTCGGTGAAGTTGGGCCACGCGCAGGCGCTTCTGAACGCCACGGCCAAGTACCCCGTGGAAAGGGTGTGCATGAAGACTTTCAGTTTACCCGCGGGGAGCCGCGTATGCACCCAAGAAAATCTGTTCCTGGGCCCTCTTCCAAAAACCGTCGTTATAGGAATGGTGGATAACGACGCATACGTAGGAGCCTACAATAAAAACCCCTTTAATTTCAAACACTACGACACAGAGTTTATCGCTCTCTACGTGGACGGAACCCAACATCCTGCTAAGCCTTTTCAACCGAATTTTCAAGCCGGTAACGCCGTTCGTGAATATCACTCGCTAATTCTGGCTTCGGGAAAACACCTTAAAGATCAAGCTCTTTCCATCGGTCGTCAAGAGTACGTAAGAGGCTATACATTGCTGGCTTTCAATCTATCACCCGACGATGAAGGAGGGCAGCATCTGTCGCTGATAAAGTCCGGAAATATGAGAATGGAACTCCGGTTTAAAAATCCTCTGCCGAGGACCATAAATCTCGTTATTTACGCGACGTTTGATACCATACTGCAAATAAATAACCACCGTAACGTACTCATCGACtaccaataa